The Erinaceus europaeus unplaced genomic scaffold, mEriEur2.1 scaffold_300, whole genome shotgun sequence DNA window GGCAGgtagcaggtgtctatatttccctctgtcttcccttcccctctcgacttctctcatatcaaaatattttttaaaagccagaaaacatagaaactgtggattcgtagtgtaaacgccaaaccccagagataatcctggaggcaaaaaaaataataaataaataaataaataaataaataaataaaggaaaccagccaatccatatctgtgaccttgggattactaatgcagtttccaggggaaggaatgggaatgtggaactctggtggtggtaacagtgtgcaattataccccattgtctataactttgtaaatcaatattaaaccactaataaaaaatgaaatagtcaTTTTAGTGAAATTTTCCCCAACAAGTAATTGATTGTGAAGTTTCTCTGAATACTTAGAAACTCCTCAAAGTCCTGTTTTACAAGCATTATTCAGATTTCTTTAAGCTTGGTCACTGTAATCAGATTCAGAAAAGTCACTGTAGATACCTTCAAGACTTAATTTATTTTGCAGGCCGACAAGTGCGAAGGTCTTCAGGGATTCCTGGTTTCCCACAGCTATGGTGGGGGAACTGGTTCTGGGTTCACCTCTCTCCTTATGGAGCGTCTCTCTGTTGACCATGGCAAGAAGTCCAAGCTCCAGTTCTCCATCTACACATCTCCCCGGGTCTCCACAGCTGTCGTGGAGCCCTACAACTACATCCTCACCACTCACAGCACCCTGGAGCATTGTGACTGTGACTTCTTGATAGACAATGAAGCCTCCTGTGACATCTGTTGTAGAAATCTGGACATCGAACGACCAACCTACATCACCCTCAATCGCCTGATTAGTCAGGTAGCGTCCTCCATCACTGCTTCCCTCAGGTTTGATGGAGCCCTGAATGTTGACCTGGCAGAATTCCAGACCAACTTGGTGCCCTATCCCCGCATCCACTTCCCTTTAACCACCTATGCCCCTGTAATTTCTGCTGAGAAAGCATACCATGAAGAACTTTCAGTTCCAGAAATCACCAAGGCATGCTTTGAGCCTGCCAACCAGATGGTGAAATGTGACCCTCGCCATCGTAAATACATGGCCTGCTGCCTGTTGTACCGTGGTGATGTGGTCGCCAAAGATGTCAAGGCTGCCATTGCCAGCATCAAGAACAAGCGTAGCATCCAGTTTGTGGATTGGTGCCCCACTGGCTTCAAAGTTGGCATCAATTACCAGCCTCCCACTGTGGTCCCTGGTGGAGACCTGGCCAAGGTCCAGCGGTCTGTGTGCTTGCTGAGCAACACCACAGCCATTGCTGAAGCCTGGGCCCGGCTGAACCACAAGTTTGACCTGATGTTTTCTAAGCGTGCATTTGTCCATTGGTATGTCGGTGAGGGCATGGA harbors:
- the LOC132536542 gene encoding tubulin alpha-1C chain-like; this translates as MERLSVDHGKKSKLQFSIYTSPRVSTAVVEPYNYILTTHSTLEHCDCDFLIDNEASCDICCRNLDIERPTYITLNRLISQVASSITASLRFDGALNVDLAEFQTNLVPYPRIHFPLTTYAPVISAEKAYHEELSVPEITKACFEPANQMVKCDPRHRKYMACCLLYRGDVVAKDVKAAIASIKNKRSIQFVDWCPTGFKVGINYQPPTVVPGGDLAKVQRSVCLLSNTTAIAEAWARLNHKFDLMFSKRAFVHWYVGEGMEEGEFSEAREDMAALEKDYEEIEADSADGDDRGEEY